One stretch of Centroberyx gerrardi isolate f3 chromosome 13, fCenGer3.hap1.cur.20231027, whole genome shotgun sequence DNA includes these proteins:
- the LOC139926128 gene encoding transmembrane protein 69-like isoform X2 has protein sequence MIGFAWRRHITPGGPAWRCLQQIIRAPDCSMKGQQHFNTQASSWSLLSRPASTTRLLSLRPMSWPSSRLCHGDAAGTSKGGDPRHTKGGFSMGALVRAPKPALYLGFSGLVPFLSAPLLMAATQSFYPEVAYAQVVYGASIVSFLGGARWGFAIPEGSPARPDWMNLGNSVVPSLLAWLALLCRDNVAEGALVVIMGLGLSLHYDLTLLPGYPAWFKAMRTVLTLVATFSLVATLTLKKFCTEKKIKELQN, from the exons ATGATTGGATTTGCATGGAGAAGACACATAACTCCTGGG GGTCCAGCATGGAGATGTCTTCAGCAGATCATCAGAGCACCAGACTGCTCAATGAAAGGTCAGCAGCATTTTAACACTCAAGCCTCCTCATGGTCACTGCTGTCCAGACCAGCGTCCACCACCAGGCTGCTGAGCCTCAGGCCCATGAGCTGGCCCTCCTCCCGTCTCTGCCATGGGGACGCAGCCGGCACCTCTAAAGGAGGGGACCCAAGACACACCAAGGGGGGCTTCAGTATGGGGGCCCTCGTCCGGGCTCCCAAACCCGCTCTGTACCTCGGTTTCTCTGGCCTCGTCCCGTTCCTGTCCGCCCCTCTCCTCATGGCAGCGACACAGTCCTTCTACCCTGAGGTGGCCTACGCGCAAGTGGTGTACGGGGCTTCTATCGTCTCCTTCCTCGGTGGGGCCCGCTGGGGGTTTGCCATCCCAGAGGGCAGCCCCGCTCGGCCCGACTGGATGAACCTGGGCAACAGTGTGGTGCCCTCGCTCCTGGCCTGGCTGGCACTGCTCTGCAGGGACAATGTAGCAGAGGGAGCCCTGGTAGTCATCATGGGACTGGGTCTGTCTCTGCACTATGACCTGACCCTGCTGCCAGGATACCCCGCCTGGTTCAAAGCCATGCGGACTGTCCTCACTCTGGTCGCCACCTTCTCACTGGTAGCCACACTGACACTTAAGAAATTCTGCACTGAGAAAAAGATTAAGGAGCTTCAGAACTGA
- the LOC139926128 gene encoding transmembrane protein 69-like isoform X1, whose product MFNVQGLKMIGFAWRRHITPGGPAWRCLQQIIRAPDCSMKGQQHFNTQASSWSLLSRPASTTRLLSLRPMSWPSSRLCHGDAAGTSKGGDPRHTKGGFSMGALVRAPKPALYLGFSGLVPFLSAPLLMAATQSFYPEVAYAQVVYGASIVSFLGGARWGFAIPEGSPARPDWMNLGNSVVPSLLAWLALLCRDNVAEGALVVIMGLGLSLHYDLTLLPGYPAWFKAMRTVLTLVATFSLVATLTLKKFCTEKKIKELQN is encoded by the exons ATGTTTAATGTTCAAGG GTTGAAAATGATTGGATTTGCATGGAGAAGACACATAACTCCTGGG GGTCCAGCATGGAGATGTCTTCAGCAGATCATCAGAGCACCAGACTGCTCAATGAAAGGTCAGCAGCATTTTAACACTCAAGCCTCCTCATGGTCACTGCTGTCCAGACCAGCGTCCACCACCAGGCTGCTGAGCCTCAGGCCCATGAGCTGGCCCTCCTCCCGTCTCTGCCATGGGGACGCAGCCGGCACCTCTAAAGGAGGGGACCCAAGACACACCAAGGGGGGCTTCAGTATGGGGGCCCTCGTCCGGGCTCCCAAACCCGCTCTGTACCTCGGTTTCTCTGGCCTCGTCCCGTTCCTGTCCGCCCCTCTCCTCATGGCAGCGACACAGTCCTTCTACCCTGAGGTGGCCTACGCGCAAGTGGTGTACGGGGCTTCTATCGTCTCCTTCCTCGGTGGGGCCCGCTGGGGGTTTGCCATCCCAGAGGGCAGCCCCGCTCGGCCCGACTGGATGAACCTGGGCAACAGTGTGGTGCCCTCGCTCCTGGCCTGGCTGGCACTGCTCTGCAGGGACAATGTAGCAGAGGGAGCCCTGGTAGTCATCATGGGACTGGGTCTGTCTCTGCACTATGACCTGACCCTGCTGCCAGGATACCCCGCCTGGTTCAAAGCCATGCGGACTGTCCTCACTCTGGTCGCCACCTTCTCACTGGTAGCCACACTGACACTTAAGAAATTCTGCACTGAGAAAAAGATTAAGGAGCTTCAGAACTGA